A genomic region of Fodinisporobacter ferrooxydans contains the following coding sequences:
- a CDS encoding sensor domain-containing protein, producing the protein MFDMYDTGFVVIGGMVSLMRFVPDGIRITVGSEMIWFTAFLLVIVLLGCIIAKLKQNIANLKRTEIKLQEQQDQLQTLIHALPDAINFKDAEARWIEANPPMLRLFGLEGIDVYGKTDKELAQYTSFYRDALNYCEVSDEYAWKAGKITRVEETVSQPDGSVKIYDTHKVPMFDKNGRRKGLVVIGRDITEQKQMLEALKESEKKYRTLVESSPIGVMIYQNGVIHYINPSGADILGAPSAESLQGFSVLNFIHPDVQPAVLEQIKTMAVSPQEPIEIKVVCMDKKEVYIQIFTLPIRFNGKSAVQVVFNDITERKTTDEKIRYLAFHDALTGLPNRKMMHSHLRDALKSRQTHESVAVMFIDLDSFKHINDTLNHTVGDEVLKDVAQRLQACVFDSGIACRMGGDEFAIILPNVTNMNIVQGIADGILKQLRKPLFIEDRILRVTASIGISFAPDHGEQVEPLIRSADIAMYAAKERGKNKFYVYTQELHNEYSRRLEIENALREAVENEQFEIFYQPIIDVKTGHVASLEALIRWNRPEYGFVSPTEFIPIAEETGQIISIGRWVARSVCRQIKNWQQLGYSLVPISINVSGMDFQLPDFMERFKEIVNEGEIDPKWIEIEITESALMNDIQHAMQTLKDLKEMGVRCAMDDFGTGYSSLSYLRKFPVDKLKIDRSFVKDISNQENQAILRNIIQLARNLRLLVVAEGVETQEELRFLQSEMCDYVQGYLYSQPISAAGIEDRFLK; encoded by the coding sequence ATGTTTGATATGTACGACACAGGTTTCGTGGTAATCGGGGGAATGGTTTCTTTGATGCGTTTTGTGCCTGATGGGATAAGAATCACAGTTGGTTCAGAAATGATATGGTTCACCGCTTTTCTGCTCGTCATTGTATTGTTGGGGTGTATTATTGCAAAACTCAAGCAGAATATTGCAAACTTGAAAAGGACGGAAATCAAGTTGCAAGAACAACAAGATCAATTGCAGACATTGATTCATGCATTGCCGGATGCAATCAACTTCAAGGATGCGGAAGCAAGATGGATCGAGGCGAATCCCCCCATGCTCCGATTGTTCGGACTTGAGGGTATTGATGTTTACGGAAAAACCGATAAAGAATTGGCGCAGTACACGTCGTTTTATCGGGATGCGTTGAATTATTGCGAAGTATCGGATGAGTATGCCTGGAAAGCGGGGAAAATCACCCGTGTGGAGGAGACGGTGTCTCAGCCGGACGGCAGCGTGAAAATCTATGATACGCATAAAGTGCCGATGTTTGATAAGAATGGCCGCCGCAAGGGATTGGTTGTCATAGGGCGGGACATCACCGAGCAAAAACAAATGCTTGAGGCGTTAAAAGAAAGTGAAAAGAAATATCGTACGTTGGTGGAATCTTCTCCGATCGGTGTCATGATTTATCAGAATGGCGTCATTCACTATATCAATCCTAGCGGCGCCGACATTTTGGGTGCTCCAAGCGCAGAATCTTTACAAGGCTTCTCCGTATTAAACTTCATTCACCCAGATGTTCAACCGGCTGTTTTGGAACAGATAAAAACGATGGCCGTCAGTCCACAAGAACCGATTGAAATCAAAGTTGTTTGTATGGATAAAAAAGAAGTGTATATTCAAATATTCACACTTCCTATTCGTTTTAATGGAAAATCTGCTGTTCAAGTCGTATTTAATGATATTACGGAACGTAAAACAACGGATGAAAAGATCCGATATTTGGCTTTTCATGACGCGCTCACTGGACTTCCCAATCGCAAGATGATGCACTCGCACTTGCGGGATGCATTGAAAAGTCGACAAACACATGAGTCTGTAGCAGTCATGTTTATTGATCTGGATTCGTTTAAGCATATAAATGATACATTAAATCACACAGTGGGTGATGAGGTTTTAAAAGATGTCGCACAGCGATTGCAGGCGTGTGTCTTTGATTCCGGCATTGCCTGCCGGATGGGCGGTGATGAGTTTGCAATCATTCTGCCGAATGTCACGAATATGAATATCGTTCAAGGGATAGCGGATGGCATTCTCAAACAACTGCGAAAGCCCTTGTTTATCGAGGACAGAATTCTTCGTGTCACTGCAAGTATTGGCATTTCCTTTGCTCCAGATCATGGAGAACAGGTGGAACCATTGATTCGCAGTGCGGATATTGCCATGTATGCGGCAAAAGAACGCGGCAAAAACAAGTTTTATGTCTATACGCAAGAACTGCACAACGAGTATTCCAGACGGCTGGAAATCGAAAATGCGCTGCGGGAAGCTGTTGAAAATGAACAGTTTGAAATCTTTTATCAACCGATTATCGACGTAAAAACAGGTCATGTAGCAAGTCTTGAAGCGCTGATTCGGTGGAATCGGCCGGAATATGGCTTTGTTTCTCCGACAGAATTTATCCCGATTGCAGAAGAAACAGGCCAAATCATATCGATCGGAAGATGGGTGGCACGCAGTGTGTGCCGGCAAATTAAAAACTGGCAACAGCTTGGATATTCATTGGTTCCCATATCGATCAATGTTTCCGGAATGGATTTTCAACTTCCGGACTTTATGGAGAGATTCAAAGAGATTGTCAATGAAGGCGAGATTGATCCAAAATGGATCGAAATTGAAATTACAGAGAGCGCGCTTATGAATGATATTCAGCATGCGATGCAAACGTTGAAAGATTTGAAGGAAATGGGCGTTCGATGTGCCATGGACGATTTTGGAACTGGTTACTCTTCGCTGAGCTACTTGAGAAAATTTCCGGTCGACAAACTCAAAATTGACCGATCGTTTGTCAAAGATATCTCGAATCAGGAAAATCAGGCAATTTTAAGAAATATTATTCAATTGGCGCGAAACCTCCGCCTTCTGGTAGTAGCGGAAGGAGTCGAGACACAAGAGGAATTGCGTTTTCTTCAATCTGAGATGTGTGACTATGTTCAGGGATACTTATACAGCCAACCGATCTCCGCAGCCGGGATTGAGGACCGCTTTTTGAAATAG
- the metA gene encoding homoserine O-acetyltransferase MetA → MPIKVPNHLPAKEILENENIFVMDEDRAFHQDIRPLKLAILNLMPIKETTETQLLRLLSNTPLQLDITFLRMKTHESKNTSQTHLQTFYHTFDDVKDQNFDGLIITGAPIEHLSYEEVSYWNEFRTIMEWKMTHVFSTLHICWASQAGLYYHYGIQKYPLPEKIFGVFSHQVLKDTPLVRGFDEEFYAPHSRHTEIRREDIEKVGDLDILSVSEEAGIYMVATKDGRQVFVTGHSEYDRYTLKEEYDRDVSKGDAIAIPKHYFPNDNPSCTPIYRWRSHANLLYTNWLNYCVYQETPYDLSKISDLQKEPSRV, encoded by the coding sequence ATGCCGATTAAAGTTCCAAATCATTTGCCAGCAAAAGAGATCTTAGAAAATGAAAATATTTTTGTGATGGATGAAGACCGGGCATTCCATCAGGATATACGCCCGTTAAAACTTGCCATTTTAAATTTGATGCCGATCAAAGAAACAACCGAAACGCAACTGCTGCGACTGCTGAGCAATACGCCTTTGCAGCTTGACATCACATTTTTGCGAATGAAGACACATGAATCGAAAAACACGTCACAAACACACTTACAAACGTTTTATCATACGTTTGACGATGTGAAAGATCAGAATTTTGACGGATTGATTATTACAGGCGCTCCCATTGAACATTTATCGTACGAAGAAGTGTCCTATTGGAATGAATTCCGCACGATCATGGAGTGGAAGATGACACACGTATTTTCTACTCTACATATCTGCTGGGCGAGCCAAGCCGGACTCTACTATCATTATGGGATTCAAAAATATCCGCTGCCGGAAAAGATTTTTGGAGTCTTTTCACACCAAGTGTTAAAAGACACACCACTCGTGCGGGGATTTGATGAGGAGTTTTATGCTCCCCATTCCAGACATACGGAAATCCGGCGGGAAGATATCGAAAAAGTTGGAGATCTTGATATTTTATCCGTATCAGAAGAAGCAGGCATCTATATGGTTGCGACAAAAGACGGACGCCAAGTCTTTGTCACCGGACATTCCGAATATGACCGATATACATTAAAAGAAGAGTATGATCGGGACGTGTCGAAAGGTGACGCGATCGCCATTCCGAAGCACTACTTTCCAAACGATAACCCAAGTTGTACACCGATTTATCGCTGGCGTTCACATGCCAATTTGTTGTATACCAATTGGCTTAATTACTGTGTATACCAGGAAACGCCCTACGATTTGTCCAAAATTTCCGATTTGCAAAAGGAACCTTCCCGCGTGTAA
- a CDS encoding DUF5684 domain-containing protein, with protein MNHADAGILGGMIGTFLVLWVILGIAAWILQGFAFYKMYTKANVWSPWLAFIPIANLWPFMWTIKKSAWNILWLIIPIVNLVFSIIWTIRLLKAFNMNPLWALLFIGYVIPAINSFVVLAFLVLYCYMGFSSNVRYNPDFDWKPPQPPSASV; from the coding sequence GTGAATCATGCGGATGCGGGAATTTTGGGTGGAATGATTGGCACGTTCTTAGTATTATGGGTGATCTTGGGGATTGCCGCATGGATTTTACAAGGATTTGCGTTTTATAAGATGTATACAAAAGCAAACGTTTGGTCGCCCTGGCTTGCATTTATCCCGATTGCCAACCTTTGGCCTTTCATGTGGACAATTAAAAAAAGCGCCTGGAATATTCTTTGGCTTATCATCCCGATTGTAAATCTGGTTTTTTCAATCATCTGGACCATACGATTATTGAAAGCATTTAACATGAATCCTTTATGGGCATTATTATTTATTGGTTATGTCATACCTGCCATTAATAGTTTCGTCGTTCTCGCATTTTTGGTTCTGTATTGCTATATGGGCTTTAGCAGCAATGTTCGTTACAATCCCGATTTTGATTGGAAGCCCCCGCAACCGCCGAGTGCTTCTGTATAA
- a CDS encoding uroporphyrinogen-III synthase, which produces MLSLEGKRVVLTGSRKTADLSVIVEKFRGIPVLRPTQTTVAVNDHEVEREVVAFIERATDWVILTTGVGGEILCQAAERLGIQEDFILKLRTSRIAARGYKTVRFLKTLEIEPTVRDDDGTTAGLLRALEHFDLKGKKISLQLYGDHAPRLVQWLKAQNAEIYEILPYKHIAPELSIVETLISEILQGEVDAVTFTSTPQVRFLMEYARKKAVSQQIVAAFQGDIVAVAVGKVTAEALKEEGIDRVITPKEERMGSMIAALARYYEENRKSDK; this is translated from the coding sequence ATGCTAAGCCTGGAAGGAAAAAGAGTTGTGCTGACAGGTTCCAGAAAAACGGCTGATTTGAGCGTAATTGTTGAAAAATTTCGCGGAATTCCTGTTTTAAGGCCAACACAGACAACAGTGGCAGTCAATGATCATGAAGTTGAGAGGGAAGTTGTTGCGTTTATCGAACGTGCAACCGATTGGGTCATTTTAACTACCGGAGTCGGTGGGGAAATTTTGTGCCAAGCTGCAGAACGATTAGGTATACAGGAAGATTTTATTTTGAAACTTCGTACATCAAGGATTGCTGCAAGAGGATATAAGACGGTTCGTTTCTTGAAAACGCTGGAAATTGAACCGACAGTTCGTGATGATGACGGTACGACAGCAGGCCTGTTACGAGCACTTGAACATTTTGATTTAAAGGGGAAGAAAATATCGCTTCAGTTGTACGGAGATCATGCACCGCGTCTCGTCCAATGGCTGAAGGCCCAAAATGCTGAGATTTATGAGATTTTGCCATACAAACACATAGCCCCAGAGTTGTCGATCGTCGAAACACTGATTTCGGAGATCCTGCAAGGCGAGGTGGATGCAGTTACATTTACAAGTACGCCACAAGTACGGTTTCTGATGGAGTATGCCCGGAAAAAAGCTGTTTCGCAGCAAATTGTTGCAGCATTTCAAGGCGACATCGTTGCTGTTGCAGTCGGGAAGGTAACTGCGGAGGCTTTAAAAGAAGAAGGAATCGATCGCGTTATAACACCGAAAGAAGAACGCATGGGAAGCATGATCGCCGCTTTGGCTCGTTATTATGAAGAAAACCGCAAATCGGACAAGTGA
- a CDS encoding SANT/Myb-like DNA-binding domain-containing protein, translated as MLAYTPQEDQIIINFYGRIPMNELAKMLPDRTEHAIRSRIRRLRGTSGRRKKGTAGSTKIDPIPNVRNDPIDSYTNELYVKFIKYVEQARHLTSEQKAKPDINHMMRVFRDIHGRFSTEENQSETLLDPVTEESSC; from the coding sequence ATGTTGGCCTATACTCCGCAAGAAGATCAAATTATCATCAATTTTTACGGAAGAATCCCAATGAATGAGCTTGCAAAAATGTTGCCGGATCGCACGGAACATGCGATACGCAGCCGCATCAGACGATTGCGTGGAACCTCGGGCAGACGTAAAAAAGGAACAGCCGGATCAACAAAAATCGATCCTATCCCGAACGTCAGAAATGACCCCATTGATTCATACACAAACGAGTTATACGTCAAGTTTATCAAATATGTGGAACAAGCGCGCCATTTAACATCCGAACAAAAAGCAAAACCTGATATTAATCATATGATGCGGGTGTTTCGTGACATACATGGAAGATTTTCAACAGAAGAAAATCAAAGTGAAACTTTATTAGATCCCGTAACGGAGGAATCATCATGCTAA
- the bioA gene encoding adenosylmethionine--8-amino-7-oxononanoate transaminase, producing the protein MQTPVHSYEELAKKDKQYLWHPFTQMKDYLAEDPIIIARGNGRKLYDVNGNAYWDGVSSIWLNVHGHCVPELDQALRDQLDQIAHSTLLGLANIPSILLAEELIKIMPPGLAKVFYSDSGATSVEIALKMAFQYWQLRNQPDKKYFISMKEAYHGDTIGAVSVGAIDLFHKTYSSLLFQTIKIPFPYIYRSPYGDDPNEVKKRHLQQVEQVLAERSDEIAAMIVEPIVQGASGIIVMPDGYLKGLRELCDQYHVLLIADEVATGFGRTGAMFACNHEGITPDILTAGKGLTGGYLPLAITVTTDEIYNAFLGDFEEMKTFFHGHSYTGNQLGCSVALANLELFRKNRVVEDVAEKSIYLNQRLQALYELFHVGDIRQKGFMIGIELVADPFTKQPYDWTERMGVRVCGKSRELGMILRPLGDVVVFMPPLASTLEELDEMLDILYQAIKQVTES; encoded by the coding sequence ATGCAAACTCCAGTCCATTCGTATGAAGAACTTGCAAAAAAGGACAAACAATATCTCTGGCATCCATTTACACAAATGAAAGATTATCTCGCAGAGGATCCGATCATTATTGCGCGGGGAAATGGCCGAAAATTGTATGATGTCAACGGAAATGCATATTGGGATGGAGTGTCTTCGATCTGGTTAAATGTACATGGCCATTGCGTGCCGGAATTGGACCAGGCGCTTCGGGACCAACTCGATCAAATCGCACACTCTACTTTGCTGGGATTAGCAAATATTCCCTCTATTTTGTTGGCGGAAGAATTGATAAAAATTATGCCGCCTGGTCTTGCCAAAGTCTTTTATTCTGATTCCGGCGCCACATCGGTAGAAATCGCCCTAAAGATGGCTTTTCAATATTGGCAGCTTAGGAATCAGCCCGATAAAAAATATTTCATATCCATGAAGGAAGCGTATCACGGGGATACAATAGGCGCCGTGTCTGTTGGTGCCATTGATCTTTTTCATAAAACATACTCTTCCCTTTTATTTCAAACAATTAAAATTCCGTTTCCATACATATATCGATCACCATATGGCGATGATCCAAATGAAGTGAAAAAGCGCCATTTGCAACAAGTCGAGCAAGTCTTGGCCGAACGTTCGGATGAGATTGCAGCAATGATTGTGGAGCCGATCGTTCAAGGCGCGAGCGGCATCATCGTCATGCCGGACGGATATCTGAAAGGTCTGCGGGAACTTTGCGATCAATATCATGTATTATTGATCGCAGATGAGGTAGCTACAGGTTTTGGCAGAACAGGTGCCATGTTCGCCTGCAACCATGAGGGGATAACCCCTGATATTTTGACTGCAGGCAAAGGGTTGACAGGAGGATATCTTCCCCTCGCAATTACTGTCACGACAGACGAAATATACAACGCATTTTTAGGTGATTTTGAGGAAATGAAAACATTTTTTCATGGACATAGTTACACCGGAAATCAATTAGGGTGCTCCGTTGCCCTGGCAAATTTGGAATTGTTTCGCAAAAATCGTGTAGTTGAAGACGTAGCCGAAAAATCCATCTACTTGAACCAACGGTTGCAAGCCTTGTATGAATTGTTTCATGTCGGTGATATCCGTCAAAAAGGTTTTATGATCGGCATTGAGCTGGTAGCCGATCCGTTCACAAAGCAACCCTACGATTGGACGGAACGAATGGGAGTTCGCGTTTGCGGGAAAAGCCGGGAATTAGGCATGATCCTCCGGCCATTAGGCGATGTGGTCGTATTTATGCCGCCGCTGGCATCGACTCTGGAGGAACTGGACGAAATGCTCGATATACTCTATCAGGCTATTAAACAAGTGACCGAATCATAA
- a CDS encoding cytochrome P450, producing MVKNCSHENTYKTETIDPTAKEFLANPYPTYHWLRSHDPIHWLSLPGQEGWMITRYQDVFDILKNPRFQKRIAASNVFRRFRPFVKLQEHMFLFQNPPDHTRIRTFVSKVFNQHTQHLQEHVQEISDYLIDSKQDAGTMDVISDYAFPLPAIVIARVLGVPMDDCERFRQWSNTLIQSIDLIRTDTTLYKGAEVAGELIEYFQYLIKKRREDPKHDLISALLAETKQENPLNEDELLATCILLLNAGHENTVNLIGNGMLLLLSNVDQLEQLKQNPSLISSAVEEFLRYETPTQMTVRFATEDMRLGNQFIKKGQQVHLFLGAANRDPEVFFEPDRLDIARTSNQHLAFGWGIHFCLGAALARTEGQIAVQTLLRRTSKLELLIDEPQWRGLIGFRGLDTLPISFSNL from the coding sequence ATGGTAAAGAACTGCTCACATGAAAATACGTACAAAACAGAAACAATCGATCCGACTGCGAAGGAATTCCTTGCAAATCCTTATCCGACATATCATTGGCTGCGTTCCCATGATCCCATACATTGGCTGTCATTGCCCGGGCAGGAAGGGTGGATGATTACACGGTATCAAGATGTTTTCGATATCCTTAAAAATCCCCGTTTCCAAAAGCGGATTGCAGCTTCAAACGTCTTTCGAAGATTTCGGCCATTCGTAAAATTACAGGAACATATGTTTCTCTTCCAAAATCCGCCGGATCATACCCGAATCCGTACATTTGTGAGCAAAGTATTCAACCAACATACACAGCACCTGCAAGAGCATGTGCAAGAAATTTCCGATTATCTGATCGATTCAAAGCAGGACGCGGGAACGATGGATGTTATCTCCGATTACGCTTTCCCTTTGCCTGCAATCGTGATCGCCAGAGTGTTGGGAGTGCCGATGGATGACTGCGAACGGTTTCGACAGTGGTCAAATACCTTGATTCAATCCATTGATTTGATTCGAACAGATACGACTCTTTACAAGGGTGCGGAAGTTGCCGGTGAATTGATTGAATATTTTCAATATCTTATCAAAAAACGGCGTGAAGATCCGAAACATGATCTTATTAGTGCATTACTCGCAGAAACAAAGCAGGAAAACCCACTCAATGAAGATGAATTATTGGCAACCTGTATTTTATTATTGAATGCCGGCCATGAAAATACTGTGAATCTCATTGGCAATGGCATGCTTTTGTTGCTATCGAACGTAGATCAATTGGAACAATTAAAACAAAATCCTTCTCTGATTTCTTCAGCGGTTGAAGAATTTCTAAGATATGAAACACCCACGCAAATGACAGTTCGCTTTGCAACGGAAGACATGCGATTGGGGAATCAATTCATAAAAAAAGGCCAGCAAGTGCATCTATTTTTAGGTGCCGCAAATCGCGATCCTGAAGTATTTTTTGAGCCTGACAGACTTGATATTGCGCGAACTTCCAATCAGCATCTTGCATTCGGGTGGGGCATTCATTTTTGTTTGGGTGCAGCTTTGGCGCGAACAGAAGGGCAAATTGCCGTTCAAACACTTCTTAGGCGAACATCGAAGCTCGAACTTTTGATCGATGAACCACAATGGAGAGGGTTGATTGGCTTTCGAGGTCTTGACACACTCCCCATTTCCTTTTCGAATCTGTAG
- the bioF gene encoding 8-amino-7-oxononanoate synthase yields MDTIWKAELKEELEQLQKLSQKRKLTEVEAAEQPWLTINHRNLLNLSSNNYLGLAGDIRLKEAMIHAVREIGTGAAASRLIVGNYPLYEQTESALAKWKGAEAGLIFSSGYSANIGMISSIIGRDGIVFSDKLNHASIVDGVILSRSEHKRYRHNDFNHLETLLKQAPFHKRKLIVTDTVFSMDGDLAKLQDLVTLKERYHAILMVDEAHSSGIFGEHGEGLVHHMKLQDKVEIQMGTFSKALGCFGAYAVGDRWLMEYFTNKMRSFIYTTALPPAILGAIYAAIRIVPNEHQRRRTLFEHSEYFRNSLLQLGFNICGSETQIIPILIGPNDQTTEFSQRLLEEGIAGIPIRPPTVPMNQARIRFSLMATHKREDLDFAIEKISLVGKQIGMIGGHTW; encoded by the coding sequence ATGGATACGATTTGGAAAGCGGAATTAAAAGAAGAATTGGAACAACTGCAAAAACTTTCTCAAAAACGAAAATTAACCGAAGTGGAAGCGGCGGAACAGCCTTGGCTTACAATCAATCATCGCAATTTGCTGAATCTTTCTTCCAACAACTATCTGGGGCTGGCTGGCGATATACGGCTAAAAGAGGCGATGATCCATGCCGTTCGCGAAATCGGTACAGGCGCTGCTGCTTCAAGACTCATTGTCGGCAACTATCCTCTTTATGAGCAAACGGAATCCGCTTTGGCAAAATGGAAAGGCGCAGAAGCCGGGCTTATTTTCAGCAGCGGCTATTCGGCGAATATCGGAATGATTTCCTCGATTATCGGGCGGGACGGAATCGTATTCAGCGATAAACTAAACCACGCCAGTATTGTCGATGGAGTGATTTTGAGCAGATCTGAGCATAAACGCTATCGTCATAACGATTTCAATCATTTGGAGACATTATTGAAACAAGCGCCTTTTCATAAGCGCAAACTCATTGTGACAGACACAGTCTTTAGCATGGATGGAGATCTTGCGAAACTGCAGGACCTGGTTACGTTAAAAGAACGCTATCATGCCATTCTGATGGTCGATGAAGCGCATAGCAGCGGAATATTCGGCGAACATGGCGAGGGTCTTGTTCATCATATGAAACTCCAGGATAAAGTAGAGATTCAGATGGGGACGTTTAGCAAAGCATTGGGTTGCTTTGGAGCATATGCTGTCGGAGATCGGTGGTTAATGGAGTACTTTACAAACAAAATGCGGAGTTTTATTTACACGACCGCTCTGCCGCCTGCAATCCTTGGGGCCATTTATGCGGCGATTCGAATTGTTCCAAACGAACATCAACGGCGAAGGACATTATTCGAGCATAGCGAATATTTTCGCAATTCGTTATTACAGTTAGGATTTAACATTTGCGGCAGCGAAACACAGATTATTCCAATTCTCATCGGCCCGAATGATCAAACAACGGAATTTAGCCAAAGATTGCTGGAAGAAGGAATTGCAGGGATTCCCATACGACCTCCGACCGTTCCAATGAACCAGGCACGAATCCGCTTTTCACTCATGGCGACACATAAACGGGAAGATTTGGATTTTGCAATCGAAAAAATATCCTTGGTGGGTAAACAAATAGGGATGATTGGAGGTCACACATGGTAA
- the bioD gene encoding dethiobiotin synthase, whose translation MSGFFLTGTDTDVGKTVIAGGLAGALRRRGVDIGVFKPIQSGHMASNPEGDAARLKYLSGVDDSHDQICPFSVEEPLTPYLALRRAGHTLQLGDIKKRYMELLTKHRFLIVEGAGGLAVPYVEDGMVIDLAAMLKLPLLIVARPNLGTINHTILTAEYAKQYGLTIAGVIISGLGRTTPGIAEQTNPELIAHFGNVPVLGSVPWLGQNQNRNEILDAIEHSLDIVAIEAHLGS comes from the coding sequence ATGAGTGGTTTTTTTCTCACAGGCACGGATACCGATGTCGGGAAAACGGTTATTGCAGGCGGACTTGCAGGAGCTCTCCGGCGCCGTGGAGTGGATATCGGTGTATTCAAACCAATCCAAAGCGGTCATATGGCTTCGAACCCGGAAGGTGACGCGGCACGTCTAAAATATCTTTCCGGGGTCGATGATTCGCATGACCAGATTTGCCCTTTTTCTGTCGAAGAACCGTTAACCCCTTATTTGGCTTTGAGAAGGGCCGGTCATACGCTGCAATTGGGCGACATCAAAAAGCGATATATGGAACTTCTGACAAAACACCGTTTCCTAATTGTAGAGGGGGCAGGCGGACTTGCAGTCCCCTATGTGGAAGACGGCATGGTGATAGATTTGGCTGCCATGTTGAAGCTTCCCCTTCTTATTGTTGCACGTCCTAATTTAGGAACGATCAATCATACGATTCTTACTGCTGAATATGCCAAACAATATGGCCTGACGATTGCCGGGGTGATCATTTCCGGTCTTGGCCGGACAACGCCGGGGATTGCCGAACAAACGAATCCGGAATTGATTGCGCATTTTGGAAACGTGCCTGTTCTAGGCTCTGTCCCTTGGCTTGGTCAAAACCAAAACAGAAATGAAATTCTTGATGCCATCGAGCATTCTCTGGATATTGTTGCAATCGAAGCACATCTTGGCAGTTGA